The following proteins are encoded in a genomic region of Leptospira ryugenii:
- a CDS encoding acyl-CoA thioesterase has product MDPLAPKSPQESAVETRHIVLPDHANHYGTAFGGAIMSWIDLIAVMVAQRHSGREAVTASIDRINFITPILIGDHVHLLAMVNYVGRTSMEVGVRVNRENPYTGEITRATTAYLSFVALDPNRKPALVPGLILETETEKRRFEEGRLRVENAREFSKKIREGRK; this is encoded by the coding sequence ATTGATCCTTTAGCACCAAAATCCCCCCAAGAATCTGCCGTGGAGACCCGGCATATTGTACTGCCAGACCATGCGAACCACTATGGAACAGCCTTTGGAGGAGCGATAATGTCTTGGATCGATTTGATCGCAGTTATGGTAGCCCAGAGGCATTCTGGCAGAGAGGCAGTCACCGCAAGCATCGATCGAATCAATTTCATAACCCCAATCCTGATCGGTGACCACGTCCATCTTTTGGCTATGGTAAATTATGTTGGGAGGACATCCATGGAGGTTGGCGTTCGGGTAAACCGTGAGAATCCTTACACAGGTGAAATCACGCGAGCTACTACCGCCTATCTTTCGTTTGTTGCTTTGGATCCTAATCGAAAACCTGCTCTCGTACCTGGACTGATCCTAGAGACAGAGACTGAGAAAAGGCGATTTGAAGAAGGAAGACTGAGAGTCGAAAACGCAAGAGAGTTTTCCAAAAAAATACGCGAAGGAAGAAAATAG
- the rpmH gene encoding 50S ribosomal protein L34, with product MKRTFQPSKIKRVRTHGFRARMATPGGRNVLSSRRKKGRHKLTVSDEKIGRKF from the coding sequence ATGAAACGTACATTCCAACCAAGCAAAATCAAACGCGTGAGAACTCACGGATTCAGAGCCCGAATGGCTACTCCTGGCGGAAGAAATGTGTTGAGCAGTAGAAGAAAGAAAGGTCGTCATAAACTAACTGTCTCCGACGAAAAAATCGGGAGAAAGTTCTAA
- the rnpA gene encoding ribonuclease P protein component: protein MQELFRQPKKFGNKPLLMLLRKNQKEDSFFLFCPDKSHKRAVDRNKTKRILRDLVRRHIHSIPKGYDIALIAQFEFSKCSPDKRYALFQNLFQFPK from the coding sequence ATCCAAGAATTATTCCGTCAGCCCAAGAAGTTTGGCAATAAGCCACTCCTTATGCTCCTTAGAAAGAACCAGAAGGAAGATTCCTTCTTTCTTTTTTGCCCTGATAAATCACATAAGAGAGCTGTTGATAGAAATAAGACAAAACGGATCCTAAGGGATTTGGTTCGTCGTCATATCCATAGCATACCAAAAGGATATGACATCGCACTGATTGCTCAATTTGAGTTTTCCAAATGCTCACCTGACAAACGATATGCCCTATTTCAAAACTTGTTCCAATTCCCGAAATGA
- the yidD gene encoding membrane protein insertion efficiency factor YidD — MNRLAILVLWTYKKLLSPLLPASCRFTPTCSEYAIEAYKSYPFFQATKLSILRIGRCHPYHEGGYDPLPKPLNER; from the coding sequence ATGAATAGATTAGCAATCTTGGTACTTTGGACATACAAGAAATTGTTGTCTCCCCTGTTACCTGCTTCCTGTCGTTTTACACCCACTTGTTCAGAATATGCAATTGAAGCGTACAAATCGTACCCTTTTTTCCAAGCAACAAAATTAAGCATTTTAAGGATTGGTCGTTGCCATCCTTACCACGAGGGCGGTTACGACCCTCTACCAAAACCATTAAACGAGAGATAA